One stretch of Pedobacter riviphilus DNA includes these proteins:
- a CDS encoding OsmC family protein — translation MNINLVRKSGKFNFEAENESGFTVELDAKAAIGGEGKGFRPMEMLLIGLGGCSGIDMVNVLSKQKEPLNDIKIAINATRKDEEMPPIFDVIDINFELFGDLSEAKVQRALQMTFDKYCSVSNILGRSATINFTYKINK, via the coding sequence ATGAACATCAATCTGGTCCGCAAAAGCGGTAAATTTAATTTTGAAGCAGAAAACGAAAGTGGTTTTACTGTAGAATTGGACGCAAAAGCTGCTATTGGCGGCGAGGGTAAAGGTTTTAGGCCTATGGAAATGCTTTTAATTGGTTTGGGCGGCTGCAGTGGTATAGATATGGTAAATGTACTTAGTAAGCAAAAAGAACCCTTAAACGACATTAAAATTGCCATCAACGCCACACGTAAAGACGAAGAAATGCCCCCGATTTTTGATGTGATCGACATCAACTTCGAGCTTTTCGGCGATTTAAGCGAGGCCAAAGTACAAAGAGCACTACAAATGACTTTCGATAAATACTGCTCCGTATCGAACATTTTAGGCCGTTCAGCAACTATTAATTTTACTTATAAAATAAACAAATAA
- the ispE gene encoding 4-(cytidine 5'-diphospho)-2-C-methyl-D-erythritol kinase, translated as MLSFPNAKINLGLNITEKRADGYHNLETVFYPINIKDSVEITDAEVTSCKIHGIDIPGNPNDNLCFKAYQLVKKDYDIPAQQINLLKNIPVGAGLGGGSADCAFLIKLLNDKFSLGIAVDKMEDYARQLGADCAFFIKNKPVYAFNKGDEFEKCELDLSAWYKVLVKPPVHVSTADAYAHVKPQKPLQSLKEIIHLPPTTWKNKVINDFELSVFAKYPQIRQIKTSLYDAGATFALMSGSGSSVFAIFPEAVKLPELEQNNLVFYNI; from the coding sequence ATGTTATCTTTTCCCAACGCAAAAATAAACTTAGGCTTAAATATCACCGAAAAACGCGCTGACGGTTACCACAACCTTGAAACCGTTTTTTATCCGATCAATATCAAGGATTCCGTCGAAATTACTGATGCGGAGGTAACCTCTTGCAAAATTCATGGTATCGATATTCCTGGCAACCCTAATGATAACCTGTGTTTTAAAGCCTATCAGTTAGTGAAAAAGGATTATGATATTCCTGCACAGCAGATCAATTTATTGAAAAACATACCAGTGGGTGCAGGCTTGGGCGGTGGTTCAGCTGACTGTGCTTTTCTCATCAAACTATTAAATGATAAGTTCAGTTTGGGCATAGCTGTTGATAAAATGGAAGATTACGCCCGCCAGTTAGGAGCAGACTGTGCTTTTTTTATCAAAAATAAACCTGTTTACGCATTTAATAAAGGCGATGAATTTGAAAAGTGCGAACTAGATTTGTCAGCCTGGTATAAAGTTTTGGTAAAACCACCCGTACACGTTAGTACGGCCGATGCTTATGCGCATGTAAAACCGCAAAAACCTTTGCAATCGTTAAAAGAAATCATACATTTGCCTCCAACAACATGGAAAAATAAGGTTATTAACGATTTCGAGCTATCGGTATTCGCAAAGTATCCCCAAATTCGTCAAATAAAAACCAGTTTATACGATGCAGGCGCAACATTCGCTTTAATGAGTGGTAGCGGCTCGTCGGTTTTTGCAATTTTCCCCGAAGCGGTTAAATTGCCCGAACTGGAGCAAAACAATTTAGTATTCTACAATATTTAG
- a CDS encoding thymidylate synthase has product MKQYLDLMQHVLDHGAQKHDRTGTGTISVFGYQMRFNLQEGFPMVTTKKLHLKSIIHELIWFLTGDTNIKYLKDNGVRIWDEWADENGNLGPVYGSQWRSWPTPDGQHIDQITNIINTIKNNPDSRRIIVSAWNVAEIENMALPPCHAFFQFYVADGKLSCQLYQRSADIFLGVPFNIASYALLTMMVAQVCGLEAGDFIHTLGDAHLYNNHIEQANLQLSREPKALPTMKINPDVKSIFDFKFEDFTLENYEAHPHIKGIVAV; this is encoded by the coding sequence ATGAAACAATATTTAGATTTAATGCAGCATGTGCTCGATCATGGCGCTCAAAAGCACGACCGTACCGGTACTGGAACCATAAGCGTTTTTGGATATCAAATGCGCTTTAACCTTCAGGAAGGTTTTCCGATGGTGACTACAAAGAAACTGCACTTAAAATCTATTATTCATGAGTTAATCTGGTTTTTAACTGGCGATACCAATATTAAATACTTAAAGGATAATGGTGTTCGTATCTGGGACGAATGGGCTGACGAAAACGGCAACCTAGGACCAGTTTACGGCTCGCAATGGAGAAGCTGGCCAACACCAGATGGACAGCATATCGATCAAATTACCAATATCATCAATACGATAAAGAACAACCCCGATTCGCGCAGGATTATTGTTTCTGCATGGAACGTTGCTGAAATCGAAAATATGGCTTTGCCTCCTTGTCATGCCTTTTTTCAATTCTACGTGGCCGATGGGAAGTTAAGCTGCCAGTTATATCAGCGCAGTGCAGATATTTTCCTTGGTGTACCTTTTAATATTGCGTCTTATGCTCTGTTAACCATGATGGTGGCACAGGTGTGCGGTTTAGAAGCCGGAGATTTTATCCATACCCTTGGCGATGCACATTTATACAACAATCATATCGAACAGGCTAACCTGCAGTTAAGCCGCGAGCCAAAAGCATTGCCAACCATGAAAATCAATCCTGATGTAAAAAGCATCTTTGATTTCAAATTTGAGGATTTCACGCTGGAGAATTACGAAGCGCACCCGCATATTAAGGGGATAGTGGCGGTGTAA
- a CDS encoding dihydrofolate reductase, whose translation MTNEPKRPSLSIAVAVGENFAIGKNNQLLWHMPADLKFFKQTTSGHTVVMGRKTFDSVGRPLPNRRNIVITRDTNLQIDGVEVVNGLDKALEITKTEEKPVFIVGGAEIYRQALPKTQTLYLTTIHHNFDADTFFPEIDRKEWKVISSEPHKADEKNKYDYTFEVLERINSI comes from the coding sequence ATGACCAATGAACCAAAACGCCCTTCGCTTTCAATAGCCGTAGCGGTAGGCGAAAATTTCGCAATCGGCAAAAACAACCAGCTTTTATGGCACATGCCGGCCGATTTAAAGTTTTTTAAACAAACCACTTCAGGACACACGGTTGTGATGGGCCGTAAAACCTTTGATTCAGTTGGCAGACCGTTACCAAACCGCAGAAATATTGTGATTACCAGAGATACCAATTTACAAATCGATGGTGTTGAAGTGGTAAATGGCTTAGATAAGGCTTTAGAGATTACCAAAACAGAAGAAAAACCAGTATTTATTGTTGGTGGAGCAGAGATATACAGACAGGCTTTACCTAAAACGCAAACACTTTATTTAACCACTATCCATCATAATTTCGACGCGGATACTTTTTTCCCAGAAATAGACCGGAAAGAATGGAAAGTTATCAGCAGTGAACCTCACAAAGCAGACGAAAAAAACAAGTACGACTATACTTTTGAGGTTTTGGAAAGGATTAACTCAATTTAA
- the secDF gene encoding protein translocase subunit SecDF, with product MQGKGFIKFIAIVLAIVCAYALSFTLVASKVEKDAKNAAKGDLAKEKAYLDSMSTVKVYPVVGFTYQEVKAKEINLGLDLKGGMNVTMEISLAELVKSLAGNPTDANFNKAIQNAQIQLNAGGKDYIKIFVDEFEKLSPGVKLADYFSNQDNASQLKPSASNSDVESFLEKEATSAIDRSFTVLRSRIDGFGVVSPNMQKQEGSNRILIEMPGVQDKERIAKLLQGSAELQFWQVYQVQEVAPLLENINKILAATLKADAPAAKDTTAAPAAGGKLAGLEKAAAKDTTAKGGKLAGLGKKDSSAVKAELIKSNPLYAVLNLPIYQGQNGQQQLMPGAVVGMSLQKDTAKVNAYLKLPEVAASIPSTMKFMWSVKPREGSKIFELYAIKVVSADGKPDLGGEAISDSRADFDQKGKPEVTMYMTSEGSAKWKKITAEAAADPNNKKSIAIVLDNQVYSAPTVQNEIAGGVSSITGNFTQADTKDLSNILKAGKLPAPARIAGSYVVGPTLGAQAIHDGLISFVIAFIVILIFMALYYHRAGWVANFALLINLFFIIGILVSLGAVLTLPGIAGIVLTIGLSVDANILIFERVREELAHGKNTASAIKEGFKHAMPSIIDSNVTLFILGAILYVFGSGPVQGFATTLCIGILSSLFAAVAISRVVFESLLNRKIDVSFDNNITRNAFKNISFNFVGRRKIYYVISTIIIIAGIGMYFKNGGLNLGVDFKGGRTYLVHFDKAVNTEDLKTKLNPVFGNETPEVKTAGEDSQVKITTTFHIEDQDIKTDKVVEDALNKGLAGSKYEIVSSQKVTPIIASDIVNGAFYAVLISCLFMFIYIVVRFKKWQYGLGAVIALFHDVLMVLSFYTILDGIMPFSLEIGQDFIAAILTVMGYTMTETVVVFDRIREKLKESGKEDLHGEARNNLINFALNSTLSRTILTSLTVFFVLLVIFVFGGDSIRGFIFALLIGRIIGTYSSLCISTPIVIDLGSSAEKK from the coding sequence ATGCAAGGAAAAGGTTTTATTAAGTTTATAGCGATAGTATTGGCTATCGTTTGTGCGTACGCACTTTCTTTTACTTTGGTAGCATCCAAGGTAGAAAAAGACGCAAAAAACGCTGCGAAGGGTGATTTAGCCAAAGAAAAGGCTTACTTAGATTCGATGAGTACCGTAAAAGTTTATCCAGTTGTTGGATTTACTTATCAAGAGGTAAAAGCGAAAGAGATTAATTTGGGTCTAGACTTAAAAGGCGGTATGAACGTAACGATGGAGATATCGTTGGCGGAGTTGGTAAAATCATTGGCGGGTAACCCTACTGATGCAAACTTCAACAAAGCAATTCAAAACGCACAGATCCAATTAAATGCCGGTGGTAAAGATTACATCAAAATTTTTGTTGATGAATTCGAAAAATTAAGCCCTGGAGTAAAACTTGCAGATTATTTTTCTAATCAGGATAACGCATCTCAGTTAAAACCTAGTGCAAGCAATAGCGATGTTGAATCTTTCTTAGAAAAAGAAGCAACCAGTGCTATCGATCGTTCATTTACAGTTTTACGTTCGCGTATTGATGGTTTCGGTGTAGTTAGTCCGAACATGCAAAAACAAGAAGGTAGCAACCGTATCTTAATCGAAATGCCAGGTGTACAAGATAAAGAGCGTATTGCTAAACTTTTACAAGGTTCTGCCGAATTACAGTTCTGGCAAGTATACCAGGTACAAGAAGTTGCACCATTGTTAGAAAACATTAATAAAATTTTAGCGGCAACATTAAAAGCTGATGCACCAGCTGCTAAAGATACAACCGCTGCTCCGGCTGCTGGTGGTAAATTAGCAGGTTTAGAAAAAGCTGCTGCTAAAGATACTACAGCTAAAGGCGGCAAACTTGCTGGTTTAGGTAAAAAAGATTCGAGCGCGGTTAAAGCCGAACTGATTAAATCTAATCCATTGTATGCTGTTCTTAACCTTCCGATTTACCAAGGCCAAAACGGGCAACAACAATTAATGCCAGGTGCAGTTGTTGGTATGTCGTTACAAAAAGATACTGCAAAGGTTAATGCTTACTTAAAACTTCCTGAAGTTGCTGCATCTATTCCGTCTACGATGAAATTTATGTGGAGTGTTAAACCTAGAGAAGGTTCGAAAATTTTCGAATTATATGCAATTAAAGTAGTTAGTGCCGATGGCAAGCCAGATTTAGGTGGTGAGGCAATCAGCGATTCGCGTGCGGATTTTGATCAAAAAGGCAAACCAGAAGTAACCATGTACATGACCAGCGAAGGTTCTGCAAAATGGAAAAAAATTACTGCCGAGGCTGCTGCTGATCCAAACAACAAAAAATCTATTGCAATTGTATTAGATAATCAGGTTTATTCTGCTCCTACCGTGCAAAACGAAATTGCTGGAGGTGTTTCATCAATCACTGGTAACTTTACTCAGGCAGATACTAAAGATTTATCTAACATCTTAAAAGCTGGTAAATTACCTGCTCCTGCACGTATTGCAGGTAGCTACGTAGTTGGTCCAACTTTAGGTGCACAAGCTATTCACGATGGTTTAATCTCATTCGTAATTGCCTTCATCGTAATCTTAATCTTCATGGCGTTGTATTATCACCGTGCAGGTTGGGTTGCTAACTTCGCATTGTTAATCAACTTATTCTTCATCATTGGTATCCTGGTATCACTTGGTGCAGTATTAACCTTACCTGGTATTGCTGGTATCGTTTTAACCATTGGTTTATCGGTAGATGCAAACATCCTTATTTTTGAGCGTGTACGTGAAGAGCTTGCGCATGGCAAGAACACTGCTTCGGCAATTAAAGAGGGCTTTAAACATGCAATGCCTTCAATTATCGACTCAAACGTTACCTTATTTATTTTAGGTGCTATTCTTTACGTTTTCGGTAGCGGTCCGGTTCAAGGTTTCGCAACTACCTTATGTATCGGTATTCTTTCATCATTATTTGCTGCTGTAGCCATTTCGAGAGTAGTTTTCGAATCTTTATTAAACCGCAAAATCGATGTAAGTTTCGATAACAACATTACCCGTAACGCATTTAAAAACATCAGTTTCAACTTTGTTGGCCGTCGTAAAATTTACTACGTAATCTCTACCATCATTATTATTGCTGGTATTGGTATGTATTTCAAAAATGGCGGTTTAAACTTAGGTGTAGACTTTAAAGGCGGTAGAACTTACTTGGTTCACTTCGATAAAGCTGTTAACACTGAAGATTTAAAAACTAAGTTAAACCCGGTTTTCGGTAACGAAACGCCTGAGGTTAAAACTGCAGGTGAAGATAGCCAGGTAAAAATTACCACTACTTTCCACATCGAAGATCAGGATATTAAAACTGATAAAGTTGTAGAGGATGCTTTAAACAAAGGTTTAGCAGGTTCTAAATATGAAATCGTAAGCTCACAAAAAGTAACGCCTATCATTGCAAGTGATATTGTAAACGGTGCTTTCTATGCGGTATTGATCTCATGTTTATTCATGTTTATCTACATCGTAGTACGATTCAAAAAATGGCAGTATGGTTTAGGTGCGGTAATCGCATTGTTCCATGATGTGTTAATGGTATTATCTTTCTACACTATTTTAGATGGTATTATGCCATTCTCATTAGAAATTGGTCAGGATTTTATCGCAGCAATTTTAACAGTAATGGGTTACACCATGACAGAGACTGTTGTTGTATTCGACCGTATCCGTGAGAAATTAAAAGAATCTGGTAAAGAAGATTTACATGGCGAAGCCCGTAACAATTTAATCAACTTCGCGTTAAACAGTACATTAAGTCGTACCATCTTAACCTCATTAACCGTATTTTTCGTATTATTGGTAATCTTTGTTTTCGGTGGCGATAGCATCCGCGGATTTATCTTCGCGTTGTTAATCGGTCGTATCATCGGTACATACTCATCACTATGTATCTCTACTCCGATCGTAATTGATCTGGGTAGCTCTGCCGAGAAAAAATAA
- a CDS encoding NAD(P)/FAD-dependent oxidoreductase, with protein MDLQLPKSEYPRVVIVGGGFGGIELAKRLKNKPFQVVMLDKHNYHTFQPLLYQVATGGLEADSIAFPLRKIFKGQKNLIFRVTKVTEVNAAENCLQTDIGRINYDYLVIATGSTSNFFGNKEIEANAMPMKSIPEALDLRSLILQNFEKSLIEKDVHKKSALLNFVVVGGGPTGVETSGAIAELKKHVIPNDYPEMDFSKVNIYLIENSPELLGVMSPQAQKKAKDFLTDMGVQIMNETRVLGYDGHTLTLQDKAPILSSTVIWSAGVKGQVLAGLDKAEVVRGGRLKTDTQNLVVGYQNVYAIGDVAAIIDEETPNGHPGVAPAAIQQGHHLAKNLINIKENKPLEKFKYFDKGSMATVGRNKAVVDIGKIRFQGVFAWFTWMFVHLMTLVGFRNKIIVFVNWVWSYFSYDRGTRLIIRTFAKDRSVDYRDEVPAVKEEVKVS; from the coding sequence ATGGATTTACAACTTCCTAAAAGCGAATACCCTAGAGTAGTTATAGTTGGCGGTGGATTTGGTGGAATAGAGTTAGCTAAACGTTTAAAAAACAAACCCTTTCAGGTGGTTATGCTCGATAAACATAACTATCATACTTTTCAACCCTTACTTTATCAGGTAGCTACAGGAGGTTTAGAAGCAGATTCCATAGCATTCCCCTTAAGAAAGATTTTTAAAGGTCAAAAGAACCTGATTTTTCGCGTAACCAAAGTTACAGAAGTTAACGCAGCAGAAAACTGTTTACAAACCGACATTGGTAGAATCAATTACGATTATTTGGTTATCGCCACGGGCTCTACCAGTAATTTCTTTGGTAATAAAGAAATTGAGGCCAATGCAATGCCAATGAAATCCATCCCCGAGGCGTTGGATTTGAGAAGTTTGATTTTACAGAATTTCGAAAAATCACTGATCGAAAAAGATGTACATAAAAAAAGTGCCCTATTAAACTTTGTTGTAGTGGGCGGTGGCCCAACAGGTGTTGAAACCTCAGGGGCTATTGCAGAGCTTAAAAAACATGTTATTCCGAACGATTATCCAGAAATGGATTTTAGTAAGGTGAATATTTACCTGATCGAAAATTCGCCAGAATTACTGGGTGTTATGTCGCCACAGGCACAGAAAAAAGCCAAAGATTTCCTTACCGATATGGGCGTTCAGATCATGAACGAAACCAGGGTACTGGGTTATGACGGACATACACTCACTTTACAGGATAAGGCACCAATTCTAAGCTCTACCGTAATTTGGAGTGCGGGTGTTAAAGGACAAGTATTAGCTGGTTTAGATAAAGCTGAAGTGGTAAGAGGTGGTAGATTGAAAACTGATACGCAAAATTTAGTGGTGGGCTATCAAAATGTATATGCCATTGGTGATGTCGCCGCTATCATTGATGAAGAAACGCCTAATGGTCATCCAGGAGTTGCGCCAGCAGCTATTCAACAGGGTCATCATTTAGCGAAAAATCTGATCAACATCAAAGAAAATAAACCGCTAGAGAAATTTAAATACTTCGACAAAGGCTCTATGGCTACAGTAGGCAGAAACAAAGCCGTTGTAGATATTGGAAAAATCCGTTTTCAAGGCGTTTTTGCATGGTTTACCTGGATGTTTGTACATTTAATGACCTTGGTAGGCTTCAGAAACAAAATTATTGTTTTCGTAAACTGGGTTTGGAGTTATTTCAGTTATGATCGCGGGACCCGTTTAATTATCAGAACCTTTGCAAAAGATCGAAGTGTAGATTATAGAGATGAGGTACCAGCAGTAAAAGAAGAAGTTAAGGTTTCTTAG
- a CDS encoding hydroxymethylglutaryl-CoA lyase: MSQNNFKLVECPRDAMQGLHDFVPTELKVEYLNLLLQVGFDTLDFGSFVSPKAIPQMADTAEVLAQLDLGNTNTKLLAIVANLRGVESAAKHQHINYLGFPFSISETFQQRNTNSSITQSLSTVEEMLSLCAKNNKKALVYLSMGFGNPYGDEWNYEIVEKWADVLVSKGVEILSLADTVGISTPEKIATILPRLISRFNGTEIGIHLHSTPVERFEKIEAAYHSGVKRIDSALKGFGGCPMAADDLTGNIATEDVIGYLNAQGENLSLNMDKWNEAMVLSGRIFG, encoded by the coding sequence ATGAGCCAAAACAACTTCAAATTAGTAGAGTGTCCACGTGATGCCATGCAAGGATTGCACGATTTTGTTCCAACCGAACTTAAGGTTGAGTATTTGAACCTCTTGCTTCAGGTAGGTTTCGATACACTCGATTTTGGAAGTTTTGTATCACCGAAGGCCATTCCACAAATGGCAGATACAGCTGAAGTTCTGGCGCAATTGGATCTAGGCAACACGAATACTAAACTTTTGGCCATTGTAGCCAATTTAAGGGGCGTAGAAAGCGCTGCAAAGCATCAGCATATCAATTACCTTGGATTTCCCTTTTCTATCTCTGAGACCTTCCAACAACGTAATACCAATTCAAGTATTACACAATCGTTAAGTACGGTAGAAGAAATGCTCTCTCTTTGTGCTAAAAATAATAAAAAAGCGCTCGTTTATCTCTCGATGGGCTTTGGAAATCCTTATGGTGATGAATGGAATTATGAAATTGTAGAAAAATGGGCCGATGTACTCGTGAGTAAAGGTGTAGAGATTTTGTCGTTGGCAGATACCGTTGGCATATCCACGCCGGAAAAGATAGCCACTATATTACCTAGATTAATTTCAAGATTTAACGGCACAGAAATCGGTATTCATTTACACTCCACACCTGTTGAACGGTTCGAAAAGATAGAAGCCGCTTATCATTCTGGCGTAAAACGTATTGATTCGGCTTTAAAAGGTTTTGGCGGCTGCCCCATGGCCGCAGATGACCTCACAGGTAACATTGCTACCGAAGATGTAATTGGCTATTTGAATGCACAAGGAGAAAATTTAAGCCTTAACATGGATAAATGGAATGAGGCAATGGTTTTATCGGGGAGAATTTTCGGGTAG
- a CDS encoding energy transducer TonB, which produces MKRTFMILSFFGMVMVSKAQKIDTVYFDSKWVKTDKANKHYYRIIKENTDRRTFFVKDFYSTDTTQMEGTYSSLNPDIKDGNFVWFYPDGKKKMESVFKKGKMINVVEWDENGALKKAPDLVKVTNSVTGEKGMAFIERAPSYEGGMSALSEFISKNTKYPRELEKEGVRGKVVVRFTVTKDGDVIDPEVIKSVHPLLDAEAVRVVKLMKKWEPGKQDGKLIDVRFTLPFNFN; this is translated from the coding sequence ATGAAAAGAACATTTATGATACTATCATTTTTTGGAATGGTAATGGTATCAAAGGCCCAGAAAATAGATACTGTCTATTTTGATTCTAAATGGGTGAAAACTGATAAGGCAAATAAACATTATTACAGAATTATAAAAGAGAATACAGATCGTAGAACTTTCTTTGTGAAAGATTTTTATAGCACAGATACGACACAAATGGAGGGGACATACTCTTCGCTTAATCCTGATATTAAAGATGGAAATTTTGTTTGGTTTTATCCAGATGGAAAGAAAAAAATGGAATCTGTCTTTAAGAAAGGCAAAATGATCAACGTTGTAGAATGGGATGAAAATGGTGCGTTAAAAAAAGCTCCTGACCTTGTTAAAGTAACAAATTCAGTAACAGGTGAAAAAGGTATGGCATTCATAGAAAGAGCACCATCTTACGAAGGAGGAATGTCTGCACTCTCGGAATTTATTTCAAAAAATACAAAGTATCCACGGGAATTGGAAAAAGAAGGAGTGAGAGGTAAAGTAGTTGTTCGCTTTACTGTAACCAAGGATGGTGATGTAATCGATCCAGAAGTAATTAAAAGTGTTCACCCACTTTTAGATGCTGAGGCAGTACGAGTAGTAAAATTGATGAAAAAATGGGAACCTGGTAAGCAAGATGGGAAGCTTATTGATGTGAGATTCACTCTTCCTTTTAATTTTAACTAA
- a CDS encoding GNAT family N-acetyltransferase: protein MIAEALSDLPEDAHYIYLNSQLDAMSLYAKFGFVAEGEQFEEAGIQHFKMVKKV from the coding sequence TTGATTGCCGAGGCATTATCTGATCTGCCAGAGGATGCGCATTATATTTACCTGAACTCGCAGTTAGATGCTATGAGTTTGTACGCTAAGTTTGGTTTTGTAGCTGAGGGAGAGCAATTTGAGGAAGCTGGTATACAGCATTTTAAAATGGTAAAGAAAGTTTAG
- a CDS encoding GNAT family N-acetyltransferase, translated as MSLHVQKVNHPEDLDKVFAIRKIVFVDEQNCPPELEWEHEDESIHFLATNNGQPCGACRWRKTDNGYKLERFAVLKDFRGQG; from the coding sequence ATGAGTCTCCACGTTCAAAAAGTTAATCATCCCGAAGATTTAGATAAAGTATTTGCTATCCGTAAGATTGTATTTGTAGACGAACAGAACTGTCCGCCCGAATTGGAATGGGAACATGAAGATGAATCTATACATTTTCTGGCAACCAATAACGGACAGCCTTGTGGTGCCTGCAGATGGCGTAAAACGGATAATGGTTATAAGTTGGAGCGTTTTGCGGTTTTAAAGGATTTTAGAGGACAGGGGTAG
- a CDS encoding low affinity iron permease family protein, which produces MAKSKNETKKNNFFERFANAATKFTGSSIAFIAATTIVIIWALTGPLFNYSETWQLVINTGTTIITFLMVFLIQKAQNKDGKAIQLKLNELIAAQQGASNRMVDIEDLSEKELDQLHKFYVTIATLAKKEADIHCSHSIDVAEALNEMKLKSNKHFKHHDNESPRSKS; this is translated from the coding sequence ATGGCAAAATCTAAAAACGAAACAAAAAAAAATAACTTTTTTGAGAGGTTCGCTAATGCGGCAACCAAATTTACGGGCAGCTCGATTGCATTTATTGCTGCAACGACGATTGTAATCATTTGGGCATTAACCGGCCCTTTGTTTAATTATTCTGAAACATGGCAATTGGTGATTAATACGGGTACAACAATTATTACTTTTTTGATGGTTTTTTTAATCCAGAAAGCGCAGAATAAAGATGGTAAGGCCATTCAGTTGAAATTGAATGAACTGATTGCTGCACAGCAAGGCGCAAGTAACCGGATGGTAGATATTGAAGACTTGAGCGAAAAAGAATTGGATCAATTGCATAAATTTTACGTTACGATTGCCACTCTTGCCAAAAAAGAGGCCGATATTCATTGTTCGCATTCAATTGATGTTGCCGAGGCGTTAAATGAAATGAAATTAAAATCGAATAAACACTTTAAACACCACGATAATGAGTCTCCACGTTCAAAAAGTTAA
- the fbaA gene encoding class II fructose-bisphosphate aldolase has translation MSLKGYKGVIYGDAVQELFEQAKKHQFALPAVNVTGTNTVNAVMETAKAVNSPVMIQLSNGGAQFYAGKSLDNEKLQACILGAVSAAKHVHLLAEHYGVAVVLHTDHAAKKLLPWIDGLLDYGEKFFAETGKPLFSSHMLDLSEESIEENMEISAKYLARMAKMNMTIEIELGVTGGEEDGVDNSDVDSSKLYTQPSEVAYAYEELSKVSPRFTVAAAFGNVHGVYKPGNVKLQPIILKNSQDFIKEKFGLSAEKPINFVFHGGSGSTQEEIREAISYGAIKMNIDTDMQWAFWEGILEYYKKNEAYLQGQIGNPDGDDKPNKKYYDPRVWLRKGEEAFVKRLTTAFEDLNCINVNDKL, from the coding sequence ATGAGTTTAAAAGGCTACAAAGGCGTAATTTACGGAGATGCCGTTCAAGAATTGTTTGAGCAGGCTAAAAAACATCAGTTTGCTTTACCAGCAGTAAACGTTACCGGTACCAATACGGTAAATGCAGTAATGGAAACTGCTAAGGCAGTAAATTCGCCTGTTATGATTCAATTGTCTAATGGTGGTGCCCAGTTTTATGCTGGTAAATCGTTAGATAACGAGAAATTGCAAGCATGTATTTTAGGAGCTGTATCGGCTGCTAAACATGTACATTTATTGGCAGAACATTATGGTGTTGCCGTGGTTTTACATACCGACCACGCGGCTAAAAAATTATTGCCTTGGATTGATGGACTTTTAGACTACGGCGAAAAATTCTTCGCTGAAACCGGAAAACCTTTGTTTTCATCACACATGTTGGATTTATCGGAAGAGTCGATCGAAGAAAACATGGAAATTTCTGCTAAATATTTAGCTCGCATGGCTAAAATGAATATGACTATCGAAATCGAACTTGGTGTTACAGGTGGTGAGGAAGATGGTGTAGATAATAGCGATGTAGATAGCTCTAAATTATATACTCAACCTAGCGAAGTGGCTTATGCTTATGAAGAATTGAGCAAAGTTTCTCCCCGCTTTACAGTTGCTGCTGCTTTTGGTAACGTGCATGGTGTTTATAAGCCAGGTAATGTAAAATTGCAACCAATAATTTTGAAAAATTCTCAGGATTTTATCAAAGAAAAATTCGGCTTAAGTGCAGAGAAACCAATCAATTTCGTATTCCACGGTGGTTCTGGTTCTACTCAGGAAGAAATCAGGGAAGCAATTTCTTATGGCGCAATTAAAATGAATATCGATACTGATATGCAGTGGGCATTTTGGGAAGGTATTTTAGAATACTATAAAAAGAACGAAGCTTATCTTCAAGGCCAGATTGGTAACCCTGATGGCGATGATAAGCCAAATAAAAAATATTACGATCCACGTGTTTGGTTACGTAAAGGTGAAGAAGCTTTTGTTAAGCGTTTAACTACTGCTTTTGAAGATCTAAACTGTATTAACGTTAACGATAAACTGTAA